The proteins below come from a single Pandoraea apista genomic window:
- a CDS encoding ABC transporter ATP-binding protein, whose product MTALLSLQAVSKRFGSYQALDRISLDVRQGEFIALLGPSGCGKTTLLRAIAGFQTPDSGRIAIDGEDVTQLPPYRRPLNTVFQQYALFPHMRVIENVAYGPRRQGVARDEAAKRSRDALEMVGLENFGARYPRELSGGQQQRVALARAIVNRPKLLLLDEPLSALDMKLRKRMQLELKHLQERLGIAFVFVTHDQEEAMTMADRIVVMNAGCIEQVGTGIDIYRRPATRFVTEFIGDANMIAFNVSDGALRLDMASHAQWPVASNTPARGVAVLRPEQLHVVADAANGAAAGSACCMRGVLADIVDIGSHALLYADVGAHRIVARTTSGIAATLRTGADVHLGFDPANVHLIGDAA is encoded by the coding sequence ATGACAGCATTGCTATCTCTGCAGGCGGTATCCAAGCGCTTTGGCAGTTATCAGGCGCTTGATCGCATCAGCCTCGACGTGCGACAGGGCGAGTTCATCGCGCTGCTCGGCCCGAGCGGTTGCGGCAAGACAACGCTCCTGCGCGCCATCGCCGGTTTCCAGACGCCCGACAGCGGCCGCATCGCCATCGACGGTGAAGACGTCACGCAACTGCCGCCGTATCGCCGCCCGCTCAACACAGTGTTCCAGCAGTACGCGCTGTTCCCCCACATGCGTGTGATCGAGAACGTCGCCTATGGCCCGCGCCGCCAAGGTGTCGCGCGCGACGAGGCGGCGAAGCGCTCGCGCGACGCTTTGGAGATGGTCGGGCTCGAGAACTTCGGAGCGCGCTATCCCCGGGAACTCTCCGGCGGGCAGCAGCAGCGCGTGGCACTGGCGAGAGCCATCGTCAATCGTCCGAAGTTGCTGCTGCTCGACGAACCGCTCTCCGCGCTCGACATGAAGCTGCGCAAGCGCATGCAACTGGAACTCAAGCATTTGCAGGAGCGGCTTGGCATTGCCTTCGTGTTCGTGACTCATGATCAGGAAGAAGCGATGACGATGGCCGACCGAATCGTCGTGATGAACGCCGGTTGTATTGAACAGGTCGGCACGGGGATCGACATCTATCGCCGGCCGGCGACTCGCTTCGTCACGGAATTCATCGGCGACGCCAACATGATCGCGTTCAACGTCAGCGACGGCGCGCTGCGTCTCGACATGGCGTCGCACGCTCAATGGCCGGTGGCATCGAACACCCCGGCGCGCGGCGTGGCCGTGTTGCGCCCGGAGCAGTTGCATGTGGTGGCCGACGCTGCAAATGGCGCCGCCGCCGGATCGGCATGTTGCATGCGAGGGGTGCTGGCCGACATCGTGGACATCGGAAGTCACGCGTTGCTTTACGCTGACGTCGGTGCGCATCGCATCGTTGCACGCACGACAAGCGGCATCGCGGCGACGCTGCGCACGGGAGCAGACGTGCATCTGGGGTTCGACCCGGCGAACGTCCACCTGATCGGAGATGCGGCATGA
- a CDS encoding ABC transporter substrate-binding protein, producing MSAFQAAAQSSRITVAMYGGNWGDAFKACVAEPFTKATGIAVTPEIGTSTTTLAKLQQQKNSPTIDVAWLDGGISELAFDAGVLDNLDAAGIPNLKNVNAKGIYRNGSTTYAVSSGYYSLGLTYSTKSVKTPPTSWKDLWKPEYAGAVTVPSPSNSAGVPFVVFLAHVWGVDPANLGPVYSKLASLDASLFYDSSGAATNAFQSGEAIIGAHFNVGAWDLIDKGVPIGFVVPKEGVWATDARLHLVKGSRNKAAAEKFINTALTPEASSCLASKLYLGPTVAGVKVSPDVARKLPWGANGSVDSLKLFDWSMINARRAEITSAWNRQVSAKK from the coding sequence ATGTCTGCTTTCCAGGCGGCTGCGCAGTCTTCGCGCATAACGGTCGCCATGTACGGCGGTAATTGGGGCGACGCCTTCAAAGCCTGCGTCGCCGAGCCCTTTACCAAGGCAACCGGCATCGCCGTTACGCCCGAGATCGGCACGTCGACGACAACGCTCGCAAAGCTGCAACAGCAAAAAAATTCGCCGACGATCGACGTTGCATGGCTCGACGGTGGCATCAGCGAGCTGGCCTTCGACGCCGGTGTTCTCGATAACCTCGATGCAGCGGGCATTCCGAATCTGAAGAACGTCAATGCGAAGGGTATCTATCGCAATGGCAGCACGACCTATGCAGTGAGTTCCGGCTACTACTCACTCGGTCTGACGTACAGCACGAAGTCGGTCAAGACCCCGCCCACCAGTTGGAAAGACCTTTGGAAACCCGAGTATGCGGGCGCCGTGACCGTGCCGTCGCCGTCGAACTCCGCCGGCGTTCCGTTCGTGGTGTTTCTCGCGCATGTCTGGGGTGTCGATCCCGCCAACCTCGGCCCGGTGTACAGCAAGCTGGCTTCGCTCGACGCATCGCTCTTCTACGATAGTTCGGGCGCGGCGACCAACGCGTTCCAGAGCGGCGAAGCCATCATCGGCGCCCACTTCAACGTTGGCGCATGGGATCTGATCGACAAGGGCGTACCCATCGGATTCGTGGTGCCGAAGGAGGGCGTGTGGGCTACGGATGCTCGCCTGCACCTGGTCAAGGGATCGCGCAACAAGGCGGCAGCGGAGAAGTTCATCAACACGGCGCTCACCCCTGAAGCGTCGTCGTGCCTGGCCTCGAAACTGTATCTCGGCCCGACCGTCGCCGGCGTGAAGGTCTCGCCGGACGTCGCGCGCAAGTTGCCCTGGGGCGCCAATGGATCGGTCGACAGCCTGAAGCTGTTCGACTGGAGCATGATCAACGCGCGTCGCGCCGAGATCACGTCGGCCTGGAATCGTCAGGTGTCTGCAAAGAAGTAA
- a CDS encoding GlxA family transcriptional regulator, whose amino-acid sequence MQSRHTYGKTTAQETSKKKKHASAVPHLLVPDVSPMGDDSSDAMHDTAEPIAKAKLSIGLVLLHQFTLAAFAGLVDVLRLAADHGGRSRQIDVHWRVMSMDGLPRESSAGVAVNVDGALPDDPAAFDYIAMCGGNDYPNTYLPPPLRDWLQLASSKHVRMLGICTGTFTLAQAGLIGSRTVCVHWNVLDAFRSRFAQTKAVVDHLFVDEGDLITCAGSTAAIDLGLYLVTRHCGQAKAQQVVRHMMLQGIRPAKLPQAHFYADLSHITDIRVRQAAHFIEQRIDNPPTLDAIARYVNVGRRQLERAFHEALGISPMSFLRGMRLDYGRWQLRHDSRSITDIALECGFSDGAHFSRDFRARYGVSPREFRRQAGAQTAGVDADDAEVTNVRNGVACQLASASSLL is encoded by the coding sequence ATGCAAAGCCGTCATACATACGGCAAGACGACTGCACAGGAAACGTCGAAAAAAAAGAAGCACGCGTCCGCGGTACCTCATTTGCTGGTGCCGGACGTCTCGCCGATGGGCGACGACAGCAGCGACGCGATGCATGACACCGCCGAACCCATTGCGAAGGCCAAGTTATCCATCGGCCTCGTCTTGCTACACCAATTCACGCTGGCCGCGTTCGCGGGCCTCGTCGATGTTCTGCGCCTGGCCGCCGATCACGGTGGACGCAGCCGTCAGATCGACGTGCATTGGCGCGTGATGAGCATGGACGGATTGCCGCGCGAGTCGAGCGCCGGTGTTGCGGTGAATGTCGATGGGGCGTTGCCGGACGACCCTGCGGCCTTCGATTACATCGCCATGTGCGGCGGGAACGACTACCCGAATACCTATTTGCCGCCGCCACTTCGGGATTGGCTTCAGCTCGCCAGTTCGAAGCATGTGCGTATGCTGGGGATTTGTACGGGCACGTTCACATTGGCACAGGCGGGGCTGATCGGCTCACGAACCGTCTGTGTGCATTGGAACGTGCTGGATGCCTTCCGGTCTCGCTTCGCGCAAACGAAGGCGGTGGTCGATCATCTGTTCGTCGACGAAGGGGATTTGATTACCTGTGCCGGGTCGACCGCGGCGATCGATCTCGGGCTTTATCTCGTGACGCGGCACTGTGGTCAGGCGAAGGCACAGCAAGTGGTACGGCACATGATGCTGCAAGGTATCCGGCCGGCGAAGCTGCCGCAGGCGCATTTTTATGCGGACCTCTCGCACATTACCGACATCCGCGTGCGGCAGGCCGCGCATTTCATCGAACAGCGGATCGACAATCCGCCCACGCTCGATGCCATCGCACGGTATGTGAACGTTGGGCGGCGACAGCTTGAGAGGGCATTCCACGAGGCGTTGGGCATTTCGCCGATGTCATTTCTTCGCGGGATGCGGCTCGACTATGGACGATGGCAGTTGCGCCACGATAGCAGGAGCATTACGGATATTGCTCTCGAATGCGGCTTTTCCGACGGCGCACATTTCTCACGCGATTTTCGTGCCCGGTACGGTGTGTCGCCACGGGAGTTCAGGCGTCAGGCCGGCGCGCAAACCGCGGGGGTGGACGCCGACGATGCCGAGGTCACGAACGTCCGCAACGGGGTGGCGTGCCAACTGGCAAGCGCGTCCAGCCTGCTTTAG
- a CDS encoding lipocalin-like domain-containing protein: protein MNSQTIFKRSVLAAVLSACTFMAAATRAEAAAIDPSFVGSWTLVAADVQHPDGSRGRDYGAAPKGLLMIDTQGHYSLQIFKEERPRFASGDKRSGTPEEYKEAVMGASTHTGTISVDRAKGTLTFHIQNASFPNWEGEQQKRNFELKGNELSYRVVPRPNGDVPISIWQRLN from the coding sequence ATGAATAGCCAGACGATTTTCAAGCGCAGCGTGCTCGCCGCAGTCTTGTCGGCGTGTACCTTCATGGCAGCGGCCACGCGCGCCGAGGCCGCCGCGATCGATCCTTCTTTCGTGGGAAGCTGGACGTTGGTCGCGGCCGATGTTCAGCACCCTGACGGCTCGCGTGGCCGGGATTACGGCGCTGCGCCCAAGGGATTGCTGATGATCGATACGCAGGGTCACTATTCGTTGCAGATCTTCAAGGAAGAACGGCCCCGCTTCGCCTCCGGAGACAAGCGTTCGGGAACGCCCGAGGAGTACAAGGAGGCGGTGATGGGGGCTAGCACTCACACTGGCACGATCAGCGTCGATCGGGCGAAGGGCACGCTGACTTTCCACATTCAGAACGCGTCCTTTCCGAATTGGGAGGGAGAGCAACAGAAGCGGAACTTCGAACTCAAGGGCAATGAACTGAGCTATCGCGTAGTGCCGCGACCCAATGGCGATGTGCCGATTTCGATTTGGCAAAGATTGAACTGA